From the Deinococcus hopiensis KR-140 genome, one window contains:
- a CDS encoding IS982 family transposase, translated as MCRYRLHHSLGRRAVIRQLHRWAKRHFSDLKRFKHQKLTDALLVALLLARFVFKQPYRSIWWNMLREDRVGLPSDTQAYMRSVRLLERLEALVSPAKRCAEVIIDSMPLPVCRPKRGKRCKFPGAKWGFGTQGDVYGYKLHAWVTPAGEIVQSLLKPANLHDTTVSYELNRRWPEFGGPKIIGDKGYCCLGYLFPPKKNTRYDNGWRQDRHPKLRKRIETVFSQLVEAQIRSVQTKTLPSLRLRVVLAVLAHNLAQP; from the coding sequence ATGTGCAGATACCGTCTCCATCATAGTTTAGGTCGTCGTGCGGTGATTCGTCAGCTCCACCGTTGGGCGAAGCGGCACTTCAGCGATCTGAAGCGATTTAAGCATCAGAAGCTGACGGATGCCCTGCTCGTGGCCCTCTTGCTCGCTCGCTTCGTGTTCAAGCAGCCGTATCGCTCGATCTGGTGGAACATGTTGAGGGAAGACCGCGTCGGTCTTCCCTCCGACACCCAGGCGTACATGCGAAGCGTGCGTCTGCTGGAACGCCTCGAAGCCTTGGTCAGCCCCGCCAAACGCTGTGCAGAAGTGATCATTGACTCCATGCCGCTCCCGGTGTGTCGCCCGAAACGAGGCAAGCGGTGCAAGTTCCCGGGAGCGAAATGGGGGTTTGGGACCCAGGGCGACGTGTACGGGTACAAGCTGCATGCCTGGGTGACACCCGCAGGGGAGATCGTCCAGTCCCTCCTCAAACCCGCCAATCTTCACGACACCACCGTCAGCTATGAGTTGAACCGGAGGTGGCCTGAGTTCGGCGGGCCAAAGATCATTGGGGACAAGGGCTATTGCTGCCTGGGCTACCTGTTCCCACCCAAGAAAAACACCCGCTATGACAACGGGTGGCGGCAAGACCGCCACCCAAAGCTCCGCAAACGCATTGAAACCGTCTTTTCACAATTGGTCGAAGCTCAAATTCGCTCCGTTCAGACCAAAACACTTCCCTCTCTCCGGCTCCGCGTCGTCCTGGCCGTCCTCGCCCATAACCTCGCTCAGCCCTAA
- a CDS encoding ATP-binding cassette domain-containing protein: MNPHILEPHPVEHSIPVPVTPVLEARKLVKRYGQVTALDGVDFEVRPGEILAVIGDNGAGKSSLIKALSGATIPDSGELLLDGQPVKFRSPIDARRAGIETVYQDLAVAPAMTIAENLFLGRELYMGGPLGRMLRILDRKGMVEEASRHMQNLKIGIRSMSQPVETLSGGQRQGVAVARSAAFARHVVIMDEPTAALGVKEGNMVLDLIRQVRDNGLPVILISHNMPHVFEIADRIHVQRLGRRAAVVNPRFISMADTVAVMTGAISPEKIPSEALA; this comes from the coding sequence GTGAATCCCCATATCCTGGAGCCACATCCTGTTGAGCACAGCATTCCTGTTCCCGTAACCCCCGTTCTCGAAGCCCGCAAGCTCGTCAAGCGCTACGGACAGGTGACGGCCTTGGACGGTGTGGACTTTGAGGTGCGCCCCGGCGAGATTCTGGCCGTGATCGGAGACAATGGCGCGGGAAAAAGCAGCCTGATCAAGGCTCTTTCCGGCGCGACCATTCCCGACAGTGGTGAACTGTTGCTGGATGGCCAGCCTGTGAAATTCCGCAGTCCCATTGATGCCCGGCGCGCCGGAATTGAGACGGTCTACCAGGACCTGGCTGTGGCTCCTGCCATGACCATTGCGGAAAACCTCTTCCTGGGCCGAGAACTCTATATGGGAGGACCCCTGGGGCGGATGTTGCGGATTCTCGACCGTAAAGGGATGGTCGAGGAAGCCAGCCGCCACATGCAAAATCTCAAGATCGGTATCCGCTCAATGAGTCAACCGGTAGAGACCCTCTCCGGCGGACAACGGCAAGGCGTGGCTGTGGCCCGCAGCGCTGCGTTCGCTCGGCATGTTGTCATCATGGATGAGCCAACCGCCGCACTCGGCGTCAAAGAAGGCAACATGGTGTTGGACTTGATTCGTCAGGTACGGGACAACGGCCTTCCCGTAATTCTGATCAGCCACAACATGCCGCACGTGTTTGAAATTGCGGATCGTATTCATGTCCAGCGGCTGGGACGACGTGCCGCTGTGGTCAATCCCCGTTTCATCAGCATGGCCGATACCGTTGCTGTCATGACGGGAGCCATTTCACCCGAAAAGATTCCTTCCGAAGCGCTGGCTTAA
- a CDS encoding ABC transporter permease codes for MMTRSTTQPAGFNPLTLLKHHNIGILGPLLALLAACVFFATQSDRFLTGQNFSLILQQVMVVGVLAIGQTLVILTSGIDLSNGMIMALGTIVVTKLAVESGLPAGLSILAGLAVTTLFGLINGALFTRIKVPPFIVTLGTLNIAFALTQIYSNAQTVSGLPSALTFLGNSFRVGSTAITYGTVLMLGLYLLTWFILQRTAPGRHLYAVGNNPEAARLTGIPTQRVLLLTYTIAGFIYGIAGLLLVARTGVGDPNAGSTDNLDSITAVVLGGTSLFGGRGNIFGTLIGALIVGVFRNGLTLMGVPSVYQILITGVLVILAVATDQLSRRSS; via the coding sequence ATGATGACCCGGTCAACAACCCAACCAGCGGGATTCAATCCCCTGACCCTTTTAAAACACCACAACATTGGGATTCTCGGGCCGCTGCTCGCGCTGCTTGCCGCATGCGTTTTTTTCGCCACCCAATCCGACCGGTTCCTCACCGGGCAGAACTTCTCGCTCATCCTGCAGCAGGTGATGGTGGTCGGCGTTCTTGCCATCGGGCAAACGTTGGTGATCCTCACTTCCGGCATCGACTTGAGTAACGGCATGATCATGGCGCTTGGAACCATCGTCGTCACCAAGCTCGCCGTGGAGTCAGGCCTGCCCGCAGGCCTCTCCATACTGGCTGGTTTGGCCGTCACAACGCTGTTTGGCCTGATCAACGGCGCCCTGTTCACGCGGATTAAGGTGCCACCTTTTATTGTCACGCTGGGCACCCTCAACATTGCCTTCGCCCTGACGCAGATCTACTCCAACGCCCAGACCGTCAGTGGCCTGCCCTCCGCACTCACCTTTCTGGGGAACTCCTTCCGGGTAGGTTCCACCGCCATCACATACGGCACTGTCCTGATGCTGGGACTGTACCTGCTCACCTGGTTCATCCTCCAGCGCACCGCTCCTGGACGTCACCTGTACGCCGTGGGAAACAATCCTGAAGCTGCGCGACTCACCGGTATTCCCACCCAACGGGTGCTGCTGCTGACGTACACCATCGCGGGTTTCATTTACGGCATAGCGGGCCTGCTGCTTGTGGCACGAACCGGCGTAGGTGATCCCAACGCGGGTTCGACCGATAACCTCGATTCCATCACTGCCGTTGTGCTCGGAGGCACGAGCCTCTTTGGTGGACGCGGCAATATCTTCGGCACGCTGATCGGTGCCCTGATCGTTGGGGTATTCCGTAACGGCCTGACCTTGATGGGCGTGCCCAGCGTGTACCAGATTCTGATTACCGGAGTCCTCGTTATTCTCGCCGTAGCCACTGACCAACTCAGCCGGAGGTCCTCGTGA